One window of the Trifolium pratense cultivar HEN17-A07 linkage group LG2, ARS_RC_1.1, whole genome shotgun sequence genome contains the following:
- the LOC123907548 gene encoding F-box/kelch-repeat protein At3g06240-like, translating to MSDDYLEFFSMRANMWKQIESTHICYTYLDKDDFTSGVGLLFNGAIHWLAFHRDHDLKEFVIVAFDLTERKLLDMQLPHDCDPKLHNSGLWVFGEFLSLWSTDFRKNNTVEIWVMNEYKLHSSWTKTIVLPIDGFPDEYMFPLCSTKSGDIVRTDYCCTGLAKYDGKGQLLEYRSHHNCYPYDVYEVTLYIESLLSPHNEQA from the coding sequence ATGTCAGATGATTACTTGGAGTTTTTCTCAATGAGAGCTAACATGTGGAAACAAATTGAGAGTACTCACATCTGTTATACATATCTCGACAAAGATGACTTCACCTCCGGAGTAGGGTTGCTCTTTAATGGAGCTATTCATTGGCTTGCTTTTCATCGTGATCATGATTTAAAAGAGTTTGTTATTGTTGCCTTTGATTTAACGGAAAGGAAACTTTTAGATATGCAATTGCCACATGACTGTGACCCTAAACTTCACAATTCTGGTTTGTGGGTATTTGGTGAATTTCTCAGTCTATGGTCTACGGATTTTCGTAAAAATAATACAGTTGAAATTTGGGTGATGAATGAATACAAACTACATTCGTCTTGGACTAAAACTATTGTTCTTCCTATTGATGGATTTCCCGATGAGTACATGTTCCCTTTATGCTCTACAAAAAGTGGTGATATTGTTAGAACTGATTATTGTTGTACTGGACTGGCCAAGTATGATGGCAAAGGACAGTTGCTAGAGTATCGCTCCCATCATAATTGTTATCCTTATGATGTATACGAAGTGACTCTGTATATAGAGTCTCTACTTTCACCCCACAATGAACAAGCTTAA